CGACGCGCTGGCGATACTCCGCGTTGCCGCGAAGCTGGCGGATTCGCTGTGAGTTTGTCATCCTGATGGCGAAGCCCGAAGGATCCCCCGCCGTTTGCAGCCGCTTGCATAAAGAAGAGGATTCCTCGCTTCGTTCGGAATGACAGCGTTTAATCACAATACACATTTTTCAAGCTCCGCCTTCGAGGCGGAGCTTTGGGGAGAGATTATGAGCGAAAAAGAATACGCGCGGATCGCGTTCAACAAAGGCGTGCCGGAGAAGGTGCCGCTGTGGGAGCTGCACTTCCACCTCTGGAACAAGTATTCCGATGAAAAAGCGGTTTTCGGCGGCGAGTTCCTCGCGCTTCCGGACAGTGAAAAGGACGACGCGCTGAAGCGCGACGCGGAGATAATGGCGAAGGTCGGGCAGGAGCTCGGCTTCGGCGCCGTTTCGGTGCCGGATATGCCGTGGGACTGTCCCTACACGCTGCCGGAGGACGCGCGGCTGAAGCTGATACGCTTCCTGCGCGAGCTGGAGCCCGACTTCCTGGTCGGCGGCGGCAACAGCTGCTGCCTGGCGATGCCGGACAACGAGGAATATATGGACTTTTCGTATATGATGTACGACGCTCCCGAAAAAATAGTCGAGCGCGCGGAGAATATGCTTACGAACGGGCTTGAGCAGCTCGGGCGGATGGCGGACGCCGGCGCGGAGTTCGTATACCTGCCGAGCGATCTTTCCGACGCGCGCGCGCCCTACTTCAACCCCGAGCAGCTCGAAGCGTTCTTTATGCCCTTCGCGAAAAGATGGAGCGCGAGAGTCAAAGAGCTCGGGCTGATCCCGATATTCCACACCGACGGCAACATCATGCCGATAATCGACAAGGCGGTAGAGACCGGAGTCAACGCCCTGCAGGCGCTCGACCCGATCGCGGGAATAACCGTCAGCGGACTGCGCGAAACGCTGGAAGGCAAGCTCTGCCTCTGCGGCAACGTCGACTGCGGGCTGATGCTTTCCGGCGCGCCGGAGGCGGTCTACGCCTCCACCGCGGACATTATCGCGCAGGGCAAAGGCAGCCCCTTCGTGCTCGGCAACTCCAACGCCGTCGTCTACGCCACGCCGAAGGAGAACTACGACGCGTTCCTGCAGGCGTGGAGAGATAACAGATAAACGGATAAATTAAAAAAGCGTCCGCAAGCGCGGGCGCTTTTATTATATGTATGTGAGCACTCGGGCAGCTTTATCATACGAAGCATCGCCGGCGACGCAGCGCGTTTGTCATCCTGAGCGAAGCGGCGAAGCCGCGCAGTCGAAGGATCCTGAAGGTAACGGCTGTGTTATACCAAAAGTGCGCAGTCAAAAACGGGGGTTATCTTTCGCTTTCTTACACGCGCTTCCGCCGAAAAGGAAAGCTCGTCTTTAAGATCCTTCGACTGCGCTCCCTGCGGTCGTTCCGCTCAGGATGACACACCGACCGCTTCGCTGCGCGAGATCCTTCGACTCGCGCTCCGCGCTCGCTCAGGATGACAAAAACGCGAGGTTACTGCGTTAATGCGCGGGCGATCGAGAGCGCCCCTACGGCGCGCCGGCTGCGGCGGCGGTGATATTATCGCTGACGCGATAGTGATATTGCTCGCGTTGCTCGCAGTGGTATTACGCTCCGCATAGTGGTATTGCGGCTGCGCCGCAGATACAACCCCTCAGTCGCCTGCGGCGACAGCTCCCCTTGCACAGGGGAGCCGCGGACGAGCGATGCTCGTCCCTACGGTACGCCGCTGCGCGGCTACACCTCATCCGGCGCTCCGCGCCACCTTCCCCTCAAGGGGAAGGCTTCACCGCGACCTCCGCTTCGCTGCTCTCAAGGAGAAGGCTTCACCGCGCATAACAACGCCCCCGTCTGTCAACGGACGGGGGCGGGCGGCGAAACACGCAAACGCAAAACTTATTCTTTTTCGCCGTCGGTAGTATTATCTGCCGCGACGGCGCCGCTTATGCGCGGAAGCATTTACCACTTCGGCATATTCTCGACGAAGTTGCCCGCCGCATGGAGCGCCTTGCCCGCGGATTTCTTGATGCTGTTCATCTTCGGCTTCTTCTTGAGCATCAGTCCGCCGACCATGCCCATTGCGGCTCCGGCGGCGAAGCCCGCGGCGGCTCCTTTGATCGTACCCTTCATAAAACGACCTCCTTCGGTAGTTTCGTTTCTATTCTGTGTAAAAACGAAACCGTTATCCCGAGGATGCGCGTGAAATATTTGCATTTTTTAAAGCGCGTTTTATTGCGGCGTTCTGACCTTTTCCGGATACGCCGCGAGTATCTTTTTGATTTCGGCGAGGTTCACGCGTTGAAACTTATCCGCCCATTTCAGAAGTTTCCGCAGCGAGCCGAGCGTTTCCTTTTTGCCTTTTTCAATGCCGAGCTTGCGTCGGATATATCTGCGGATGATGCGGTATCTGTATTTGCGCCGCGGAACGCTGAGCAGGTATATCTCGTCCGCTTCTTCGAAGCAGCGGCCGCACCATTTGTAATAAACTCCCTCGATGATCCAGACGTCGTTCCGCAGTATGCCGCCGAGCAGCGCGTCGCGCTCCCGCGGATCGCGCTTCACGCCGTATCCTTCCGATTCGTTATCCCACTGC
This is a stretch of genomic DNA from Clostridia bacterium. It encodes these proteins:
- a CDS encoding DNA topology modulation protein FlaR; this encodes MKIRIIGGPGSGKTYLAKKLSAQLGIPHYDLDDLQWDNESEGYGVKRDPRERDALLGGILRNDVWIIEGVYYKWCGRCFEEADEIYLLSVPRRKYRYRIIRRYIRRKLGIEKGKKETLGSLRKLLKWADKFQRVNLAEIKKILAAYPEKVRTPQ